The stretch of DNA tatgaattttatgagtttttttgtatatttatgaatatagaaagaaaagttatgaattttatgagttttttgtatatttaattttttaaatatgagaaTATCCAGTGAAAGAgattaaattagaaaaacttatttaaaatgtgttttatattaaatacaacttcaaaactatcatttttctaaagaaaacatacaaggagatttcaatactaaattatatatatttttattatattagtgacaataattaaatatataaaatttgaatatattattttggtcccttcaaaatttttgatcaaGATCCACCACTAGTTGAGGGAGTCGTGGCTCCCCATATCAACAAAAAGGACCGCTCTACTAGCTGGGGAAATGACGGGGATGAATATTATATATGGCGAGTATGGGGAAAGAACGGATATGTACATTTCcatcaaatacttaattgaaaaagtcggatATTTCTTATACTGATACTCATACCTAGtctgtaacaccccatttaatttaataagcgacattaaaggaagcgtcacatAAAGATAACATACTAGCGTAATCCTGGAGTTTGAAACTCATCTCCTTACaacccaaggcacaccacgatgcccaaaagaaaGCTGGATAAAGGGTTTAACAAAAGTATCAAATCCAAAGACGAacaaatacatgggccatagccctaaagaacccataaagaaattaaagatcAGTCTACGCGaactatgcagcggaaccacGACCTCCCTGTtgcccacgggtgttcctcgcatctgctcacaccaacaagttgatgatcatcgcaaaagagagtatcACACAatagaacacacaacaataaaagtagggtaagctagagcacaaaataATATCATCCAGTAATCTAATACACTTTCGCAGTCAACCATACATAAAATACTCAACATGCTATGACTCTCAACCAATACACTAcggactcgactcgactcatccgaatacatacaatctggtcggattcagtggatacttgcacttgtggtggatacctctactcacccccgagctatgtgttacaaatgttacaatgaatcaatttccctcaccacaaggttagcccttaatgaattacaggcctcctgctactctcgcaacaagagtcagtccgctctaaatGAGACTAACtaaccccttagagtgtcaggatgcaaccttaccttgaatccttaccagacaaTACAGATGGAgcaccaccatagacacccactaataggggtcatggaattacgtctcgaccactgaagcacgaccttgaagcctcacctagagactccaagggattacgtactgaccacttACCAACATATATAATCAGCCAAGAAATAAACACATACACCATGCATAGAAATTTCATACCAACATCCATAAACCACCCTCATGTATCACATGTCAACCAATACCAACTCGTGTTACCAATCATGAGAAAACGTCTCCCCTCATATCAATATCATGCCACTGAATTACCAATCATCAATGTTCATCATTGTTCATGCCCGATTTGTGACCACATACGTATCCAACCCCTCATGTATAATCCACATAAGGTCATGCCAAACTCACTATTCATTACATGTAAGCCTCCCCTCATCATATATACTCAATCCCATCATGCCATCATACAGTAATTCAATTGATTACATGCCAAACATCCAAGAACGAAAAAGAAATGCCAAACTAGACCACATTCTCGcccaacccctcgctcaggcagaggagtctcgctcaggcgagagagtcTCTCACTCAGATGAGCTCTCTTTGCCTAAGCGAGGGCTCGAAATCTGGAACAGTGGCCTCTAcactgtctcgcttaggcgagaccctcctTGCCTGGGTGAGATGCTCACTCACTCAAATTGAGCTGGTTGCCTGAGCGACCCCTTGCGCGAGAATCTTGGGTGAGCCTTTGCTCATCTCGCTTGGGCAtggcaagctcgcttgggcgagattatcagtccTCACCCACTGTTCACTCGCATAACAGACCCAAACCAAGCCAAACAATGCAACAATACATTTCACCCACTCTGAACAGTATACAGATCATTAAATCGCATGAAAATACATAAACAAACATGGATGAAAACGATTTCATGAAAGCCCTAACTTCTCGTACCTGGAAGGGGTTACACGAGACTTTGACACTGGACCACGGAGCACAGCAGCTCGAGAGATGGACTGGGAAACTGGCGGAACAACGGGACAATAGCAGAACAGAGTTATTATGGAGCCCTAAATGGAGGAAATACGGAAAAGAGCTTTTACGAAGTAAAGGTATGAGATGTAGGGTGCAATCTGAGGCGAGGAAGCGAACCCTAACAGAGCTCTATTGGCGTAGTTGAGAGAGACGGCTGCAATCTGTGAATGTGTGAGAATGAGTGTGTTAGCCAGATTAGGGTTTGGTTTTATCacttgggccagccctaggcccaattacaagaGGCAGCCCTTTACTTTAAGGCAGAAAAGAATAACACAATTTTAACgagccttacattctccccaacaagaaaattttcgacctcaaAAATGAAGACTCACCAAGTGAACAGATGTGggtgtgattttctcatgtccacttctatcaaattatatatatttttattatattagtgataataattaaatatataaaatttgaatatattattttggtcccttcaaaatttttgatcaaGATTCGTTACTAGTTGAGGGAGTCGTGGCTCTCCATATCAACAAAAAGGACCGCTCTACTAGATGGGGAAATGACGGGGATGGATATTATATATGGCGGGTATGGGGAAAGAACGGATATGTACATTTCcatcaaatacttaattgaaaaagtcggatATTTCTTATACCGATACTCATACCTAGTCAATACATAGATGAGTATTATGAACATTATTTGATGAACATTTTTAAGagtgattttatatatatatatatatatatatatatatatatatatatatatatatatatatatatatatatatatatatatatatatatatatgaaaaaaagagGAAACGAGTTTTCTTCCTCTAAATCTTATCAATATGACAGTGAGACTTTTCTTTAAACAAACCCCAACATGCGTGAATTTGTATAAACTTTGAGAAGGATGtaccaaaaatcataattttctcctTCAAATAAAGAAACTTTGGACATTACTAAATTGTTATGTTGGCTCTTGGAGTGTTGTGTGATGGTCTTCTTCACTgtgatcttttctttttttatgcaAGGATCAACAACTCTGATACTTTTCGTCGGTGGTATTCCAAAGAtacaaaattttgttgtaaaacATTTGGAATAAAATGGAAATAATTTAGATATTGAATCACACTCTATTTTAATTGTacttcttttcatattttttcttgtttttttctgcttacttttttaatacattcaaagatattttataGAATGGAAATAACTCTTAAACTTCCATAGTAGTGTTCTTTcacttataaatataaaaaatcacataaatacTACTAAATATTCTAAATAGGTTCAACAAACTTCAATATccattaaatacttaaattcaAATAGTTTAGGATCCGACAAGATCCTACAAAGTCTAATACAAAATATACTTAATCCATTTGTCCctgactatatatatataatgaatctATAAACAGTATTTTCCTCACAAATTCGCCGCGTTAATCATTTTCCACAAAGTAAAGGAGTAGTTTTACAAAAAACATGtaataatgtaatcctaaaagaGTGTTCGCCCCAAAATGTGTTATAAACAAGTCTCGCAACAACTACCTAATTCGACCAAAACAAACTCTGGACAAAATAAAGGCGCGTGAAGCCTTGCATGCCCCCAACATCGTACAATTGTACGCACTCccaatttgttttctattttcattttctttaaacaTAGTTCCGTTGAGAATTATCAAGTAAACTTGATCTTCAATTTTCTGAACGAATCATATTCCATCTTTTTGGCCAATGAAATAACACGTCTTAAGTTttatatcatcaaaataatttaggaaataggtgttaatgataatataatagattttaaattcaTGATGTTTATTGTTTTCGAATCAAAAATTATTCAAGTTTgtatttgattctttttattttttacactcaAGTAACAATAACATTGTgagatttgaattaaattacTGGTTGGAAGAGTGTTATTATGAAAAATGTGATTGTATTCGGGATAAaaagggtatgataagttgtGTAtgtgttttcttatatttattttatttttttattaataaagtaattttcgAAAAACCGAAGAGATAATGGTCGTTCGGATTAATAATGGGTATcgttcattttgaaatttaaaattccattacagttttattttaaataacaaagttttatctttaaataacGAAGATGAAAGTGTATTTAAATTTGGACTCTTAATTAAGTGACTTGGACCATTGTTCAATTTTGGAAGGAAACAATTTCTTACTAGAATTTACTCAAACATCATGTAGAAGTGAAATATAGGATCTATCTTGATGAAGAAAAAACGGATTCTACTCCAAATGTTTTCTCGTTTGTCTGTTTGTAGTGATATTTACGGTCGCCAAATTCCATGTCTTAACACTACAAATACATGCCACTCCTTGGCCTTTGTGCTCTAACTCCACACCAAGTCCCTCTCTTACTATTTTCTGGTGTAGCCTCTTTCCTCACTCACCTAAACCTAAAAGCTCTCACTATGAATTCAGGTTTCTGTATGGTGTCATCCCTGAACCACCAAGAAGTTCAGAGCCGTTTCTTCGACCCCTCTTGGCTACAAATGCAGCCACACGTTCCCATGAGCTTCGTCTGGCCCAAGGAGTGTGTGGTGGACGCGAACGAGGAGTTTCAGGCTCCAATGGTGGACCTTGGAGGGTTCCTCAGAGGTGATGAAGAGGCCACACACGTTGCTGTTAAGCTCATACGCAAGGCATGCTCCACCCATGGCTTCTTCCAAGTAATCAACCATGGCGTTGACCCTCTCCTCATTGCTGAAGCGTATGAACAAATGGATGCTTTTTTTAAGCTCCCAATTGACAGAAAAGTTAGCATTCACAAGACTCCGGGTTCTGTCTGGGGCTATTCTGGTGCACATGCTGACCGATTCTCCTCCAAATTGCCTTGGAAAGAAACCCTCTCTTTCCCCTTCCATGATAACAACACCTTAGACCCCGTTGTCTCTACCTTCTTTAACTCCACGTTAGGTCAAGACTTTCAACAAGCAGGGTAACACAAAAGCTTTTGCTTCAATATATCTCTTCATTTTTCATTCACATGCCATTTTCTTAACTtcattaagttttttcttttcccgTTATTTCAATCCTAAAGTTCAAGAGCATTAGAAGAATGGATTGTGTTTAAATGCATCTACATgttatgaaattattataatcTTAGTTTTGCTGTTTTTTAATCAACTGttatgtgtatgtgtgtgtatatacgTATATACTTAAGAAAAACTTTAGTTAGTGTTGTGTAGTTTTCATGTATACGAATGCCAGAATGGTGCATACACCCAACTAGAACTACATATATTAAGTTTTCTCTTTACGTCTTGTCAATATATTACCTTTATAGCTTGCTTGGTTGTGCGTCATTTCAGAGAAGATTCACGTTTCATTCTTAAATCTGCCTAGAAACTGGTTGATTTGAATAGCTTCTGAATTTTACGTCCCTGATCCACTCTTGTCTCTTTTGGGGCATAAAATTGGCAGATGAGGTTCTTGAATGTTTTAAATCTCCAATAGGTGTTTCTTTTTGGTCAAAACATGTTTTACATAcgttttaattaaactattcaaAAGGGTATTGATCCACGTAAGTGATATATTATTCATGCTGAATAATAGCAGTGTTGTATTCAAAATACAGAAGTTtccaaaaatgtaattttattccTAGAAACAGCATATCCCAAATACGAAGTCATAGTTAATTAACATCATGCGATGTGAATTATGGGTTTTCTTGTAAAAAGTTGTAAAATTTGATACATATAGTAGTACCCTTTTGTATGAAAAGTACTAATTTGTGGTGCATTGGGTAGAGTGGTATTCCAGAAGTACTGTGAATCGATGAAGAGGTTGGGGATGAAGCTGTTGGAGCTTTTGGCAATTAGTTTGGGAGTGGATAAGTTACATTATAAGGAGTTGTTTGAAGATGGTTGTTCTGTAATGAGATGCAACTTCTACCCGTCATGCCAGGAGCCAAGTGTTGCACTAGGAACAGGACCACACTGTGACCCAACATCTCTCACCATTCTTCACCAAGACCAAGTTGGAGGGCTGGATGTGTTTGCAGACAACACGTGGCAGACGGTTCCGCCTCGTGCTCGTGCTCTTGTAGTTAACATTGGTGATACTTTCACGGTGCGTTACATAAGCATAATACATACAAATCTTCTGTttgcatacatatatatatctttatgaCTTTGTGGCTGTCAATTACTGTCCACCATGGCCTCATTATCTGTCGCAACATGACAAATCCGTCAATAAAAGCGCAGATATAGTTTGGTGTATCAGGATTGGTTCTCCCTGCAACATGTTGTTAGGAACAAGATAAACAACAGAAAAATAAACACACAATAATTTAACGTGGTTAtaatgtttatgtttatatCCATGACTATACtgaaagtattttattttggtgtatatctcaaattttacataaaattacTTATATGGAACTAAATAGAGTATCATAATACTAAGATTTGTTGGTTGTTCAGGCATTATCAAATGGGAGATACAAGAGTTGTCTGCATAGGGCAGTGGTTAACAAGTACAAAGAGAGGAGGTCATTGGCATTCTTTCTGTGCCCGAAAGAGGACAAAGTGGTGAGAGCCCCAGAGGATATTGTGCGTAGGGATGGGACAAAACAGTATCCAGATTTCACATGGTCCAATTTGCTTGAATTCACACAAAACTACTACAGAGCCGACGAAGCTACACTGCACAACTTCACCAAGTGGTTGCTATCTTCCAAACAACAAACTCTTTAAGTTAATTACCAACAAATAGATTCTGTTCTGCACCTTTGCTTTTACTACAGCCTCACACTCACTGCTGCATTCAATTCCTCCCTGTACTCTTCCTACACTCCAAAaccttcattttttcttttttatgtaacTTAATTCCACTGTCTTTCAATTTATTGCTCATGTATCTATGCAACTAACTTACTCATTAGTTTTACcctaattaattactataattagGTGGAAGGATTCTCTACAAAATGGTTAAATGCATGCATTATATAGTGTCAAAATTTTCGAGAGCAGACATCAACAGATTTGATACCCACGACTAGTGGACAAACTCATATAATATCATCATATTATTTCCGATGCAAAACCTTAATAGTGTGTTTCGAGAATAATTCATTTATATCTAATGAGTTGAAATTCCTCATAACAAAATGAGTTGTTTGTTTGAtgggaaaattaaaagaattttgaataattaagaaaataaaattagaaattcattaaaaaaaaaaacctgaaATTTCACACCTAGTCACACCCTCTATACAATTATACACAAacatattgaaaaaattaaattgatataaattaattaaatatttaaatttaactaatattttttgtaacttttaattttaaaatacatattttcaaaatgaaattttttattaaaagaaaattttaattactttatcttaaaaaaattgaaagttaaaatattttaatttctatatccGTACAAAATtcctgaaaaattaaaaaattaattatcagtaattcaaaaattacctattttaatttttttaagttttaaaatattttatgcaaacaaaaaatagaataatatatgta from Vigna unguiculata cultivar IT97K-499-35 chromosome 8, ASM411807v1, whole genome shotgun sequence encodes:
- the LOC114195582 gene encoding gibberellin 20 oxidase 2-like, which encodes MNSGFCMVSSLNHQEVQSRFFDPSWLQMQPHVPMSFVWPKECVVDANEEFQAPMVDLGGFLRGDEEATHVAVKLIRKACSTHGFFQVINHGVDPLLIAEAYEQMDAFFKLPIDRKVSIHKTPGSVWGYSGAHADRFSSKLPWKETLSFPFHDNNTLDPVVSTFFNSTLGQDFQQAGVVFQKYCESMKRLGMKLLELLAISLGVDKLHYKELFEDGCSVMRCNFYPSCQEPSVALGTGPHCDPTSLTILHQDQVGGLDVFADNTWQTVPPRARALVVNIGDTFTALSNGRYKSCLHRAVVNKYKERRSLAFFLCPKEDKVVRAPEDIVRRDGTKQYPDFTWSNLLEFTQNYYRADEATLHNFTKWLLSSKQQTL